A stretch of Salarias fasciatus chromosome 23, fSalaFa1.1, whole genome shotgun sequence DNA encodes these proteins:
- the LOC115381247 gene encoding anterior gradient protein 2 homolog, with product MTRAAASLVLVLVALSSTFTKYVPKSGQRISQSLSRGWGDQLNWVQTYEEALSLSRSTNKPLMVLFHLEDCSQCDALKQALAHDDEIQRILDEDFVVLNVIQETEDQNLSPDGKYVPRIVFVDPSTTVRDDIVGPYSNRLYTYEPTDMKHLLENMKKAKKLLKVSAVSRRTTPTSTHSLPESTAAEV from the exons ATGACCAGAGCAGCCgcgtccctggtcctggtcctggtggccctgtcctccacctttaCTAAATATGTCCCCAAATCTGGCCAGAGGATCTCTCAGTCGCTGTCTCGAG GTTGGGGCGACCAGCTGAACTGGGTTCAGACGTACGAGGAGGCTCTGTCCTTGTCTCGGTCCAC GAACAAGCCTCTGATGGTCCTGTTCCACCTGGAGGACTGTTCTCAATGCGATG CACTCAAGCAGGCCTTGGCTCACGACGATGAGATCCAGAGGATCCTGGACGAGGACTTTGTGGTCCTCAATGTGATT CAGGAAACCGAAGATCAAAACCTGTCCCCTGATGGAAAGTACGTCCCCAGGATCGTCTTTGTGG ACCCCTCCACGACGGTGAGAGACGACATTGTTGGCCCCTACTCCAACCGCCTGTACACCTATGAACCAACTGATATGAAACACT tgctggaaaacatgaagaaggCCAAGAAGCTCCTTAAAGTCTCAGCTGTGAGCCGCAGAAccacacccacctccacccactcccTCCCCGAGTCCACAGCTGCTGAAGTCTGA